Proteins co-encoded in one Callospermophilus lateralis isolate mCalLat2 chromosome 2, mCalLat2.hap1, whole genome shotgun sequence genomic window:
- the Plin2 gene encoding perilipin-2, with amino-acid sequence MASVAVDPQPSVVTRVANLPLVSSTYDLVSSAYVSTKDQYPYLKSVCEMAEKGVKTMTSVAVTSTLPIIQKLEPQIAVANTYACKGLDKIEEKLPILNQPTSQVVASAKGAVTGARDAVTTTVTGAKDSVASTITGVMDKTKGAVTGGVEKTKSVVNGGINTVLESRMVQFVSSGVENAISKSEMLVDQYLPLTEEEIEKEAKKVEGFDEVQKPSYYVRLGSLSTKLRARAYQQALNRVKEAKQMSQETISQLHSTVHLIEFARKNVHSANQKIQDAQDKLYLSWVDWKRSIGHDDTDESHCAEHIESRTLAVARNLTQQLQTTCHTLLSNVQGLPQNIQDQAKHLGVMAGDIYSVFRNAASFKEVSDGFLTSSKGQLQKMKESLDDVMDYLVNNTPLNWLVIDFTIIDLTSETDEIPDIIALEEEDGANHSHANGPELSGNN; translated from the exons ATGGCATCTGTTGCAGTTGATCCTCAACCG AGTGTGGTGACTAGGGTGGCCAACCTGCCCTTGGTGAGCTCCACGTATGACCTGGTGTCCTCGGCTTATGTCAGTACAAAGGATCAGTATCCCTACTTGAAGTCTGTGTGTGAGATGGCAGAGAAGGGTGTGAAGACCATGACCTCTGTAGCGGTGACAAGTACTCTGCCTATCATCCAGAAGCTAGAGCCACAAA TTGCCGTTGCTAATACCTATGCCTGCAAGGGGCTGGACAAGATTGAGGAGAAATTGCCTATTCTGAATCAGCCAACATCACAG gtTGTTGCCAGTGCCAAAGGGGCCGTGACTGGGGCGAGAGATGCTGTGACGACTACTGTGACTGGGGCCAAGGATTCTGTAGCCAGCACGATCACAGGGGTGATGGACAAGACCAAAGGAGCAGTGACTGGCGGGGTGGAGAAGACCAAGTCTGTGGTCAATGGTGGCATTAACACAGTTTTGGAAAGTCGGATGGTGCAGTTTGTGAGCAGTGGAGTAGAAAATGCGATCAGCAAATCCGAGATGCTGGTAGATCAGTACCTTCCTCTCACTGAAGAAGAAATAG aaaaagaagcaaaaaaagTTGAAGGATTTGATGAAGTTCAGAAACCAAGTTATTATGTGAGACTGGGGTCTCTGTCTACCAAGCTCCGCGCTCGGGCCTACCAGCAGGCACTCAACAGGGTTAAAGAAGCTAAGCAAATGAGCCAAGAGACTATTTCTCAGCTTCATTCTACTGTTCACCTG ATTGAATTTGCCAGAAAGAATGTGCATAGTGCCAACCAGAAAATTCAGGATGCTCAGGATAAACTCtatctctcatgggtggactggaAGAGGAGCATCGGCCATGATGATACAGATGAATCCCACTGCGCTGAG CACATCGAGTCACGTACTCTTGCTGTTGCCCGAAACCTGACTCAGCAGCTCCAGACCACATGCCACACCCTCCTGTCCAACGTCCAAGGGTTACCACAGAACATCCAAGATCAGGCCAAGCACTTGGGGGTGATGGCAGGCGACATCTACTCAGTATTCCGCAATGCTGCCTCCTTTAAAGAAGTGTCTGATGGCTTCCTCACTTCTAGCAAGGGGCAGCTACAGAAAATGAAGGAATCTTTAGATGATGTGATGGATTATCTTGTTAACAACACCCCCCTCAACTGGCTG GTGATTGATTTCACTATCATAGACTTGACATCAGAGACTGATGAAATTCCAGATATTAtagctttggaagaggaggatggAGCAAATCATTCACATGCTAATGGTCCTGAACTCTCAGGGAATaattaa